In one window of Cellulophaga sp. HaHa_2_95 DNA:
- the hisG gene encoding ATP phosphoribosyltransferase, translated as MTKIRIAIQKSGRLNEESIEILKDCGISIDNGRDQLKASSRNFPMEVFYLRNGDIPQYLRDGVVDIAIIGENVLIEKGEDISIAEKLGFSKCKVSLAVPKAVKYTSVQDFQGKRIATSYPNTVKNYLADKGVSADIHIINGSVEIAPNIGLADAICDIVSSGSTLFKNNLKEVEVMLKSEAVLAVSPKITSERRDILEKLQFRIQSVLRARQSKYVLLNAPNDKLPMILNLLPGMRSPTVLPLAEEGWSSVHTVIKKDSFWEVIDELKQAGAEGILVCPIEKMVL; from the coding sequence ATGACAAAAATTAGAATTGCTATTCAAAAATCAGGACGGTTAAATGAAGAATCTATTGAGATTCTTAAAGATTGTGGTATCTCTATTGATAACGGTCGCGATCAATTAAAAGCGTCTTCTCGTAACTTTCCTATGGAAGTGTTTTATTTGAGAAATGGAGATATTCCTCAATACTTAAGAGACGGTGTGGTAGATATCGCTATCATAGGTGAAAATGTGTTGATAGAAAAAGGAGAAGATATTTCTATCGCAGAAAAATTGGGTTTTTCAAAATGTAAAGTGTCTTTAGCAGTGCCAAAGGCTGTAAAGTATACTTCTGTTCAAGATTTTCAAGGCAAACGAATTGCCACATCGTATCCAAATACCGTTAAAAATTATTTAGCAGACAAAGGGGTTTCTGCAGATATTCACATTATTAACGGTTCTGTAGAGATTGCTCCAAATATTGGATTAGCAGATGCTATTTGTGATATCGTATCTAGTGGAAGTACCTTGTTTAAAAACAATTTGAAAGAAGTAGAAGTAATGTTAAAGAGTGAGGCTGTTTTGGCGGTTTCACCAAAAATAACTTCTGAGAGGAGAGATATTCTTGAAAAATTACAATTCAGAATTCAGTCGGTATTACGAGCAAGACAATCTAAATATGTATTGTTGAATGCTCCGAATGATAAATTGCCTATGATTTTGAACTTATTACCAGGAATGCGTAGTCCTACAGTTTTGCCATTAGCAGAGGAAGGCTGGAGTTCTGTACACACGGTAATTAAGAAAGATTCTTTCTGGGAAGTAATAGATGAGTTAAAGCAGGCTGGCGCTGAAGGTATTCTAGTTTGCCCAATTGAGAAAATGGTGCTTTAA
- a CDS encoding GNAT family N-acetyltransferase, with protein MKADFELKLIPYEEMESIIPLVIQLNLGKLPEETLKSRLKDMLKMGGYQCIGVYDNNQLIACCGFWVLNKLYAGKHLEPDNVFVEANYRSAGVGELMMNCLFDYAKSIDCVGVEVNCYRHNEKGKKFWERQGFEALGYHMIKKFD; from the coding sequence ATGAAGGCTGATTTTGAATTAAAATTGATTCCCTATGAAGAAATGGAGTCGATTATTCCGCTGGTAATTCAATTAAATTTGGGAAAATTACCAGAAGAAACATTGAAAAGCAGATTAAAAGACATGCTTAAAATGGGAGGATATCAATGCATAGGTGTATATGATAACAACCAATTAATAGCCTGTTGTGGATTTTGGGTGTTAAACAAGCTATATGCAGGGAAACATCTAGAACCGGACAATGTTTTTGTAGAAGCGAACTATCGAAGCGCAGGAGTTGGAGAATTAATGATGAATTGTTTGTTTGATTATGCTAAAAGCATTGATTGTGTTGGTGTAGAAGTGAATTGTTACCGGCACAATGAAAAAGGAAAAAAGTTCTGGGAGCGTCAAGGTTTTGAAGCTTTAGGATATCATATGATTAAGAAATTTGATTAG
- the hisD gene encoding histidinol dehydrogenase: MNKIYNPEREDWKSILKRPTKSVADIESTVNQVFEELQENGDATIKKYTEKFDGVAVTELLVTDDEIVEANSLVAVALKEAILLAKDNIDKFHAAQKTQSIEVETSPGVHCWQVKRPIDKVGLYIPGGTAPLFSTILMLAVPANIAGCSEIVLCSPPNKEGKIHPAILYTANLCGVTKIYKVGGIQAIAAMTFGTETIPQVYKIFGPGNQYVTVAKQIATKHGVAIDMPAGPSELLVVADDTANAAFVASDLLSQAEHGVDSQVLLVTTSKAMLEAVEEEVALQIEDLPRKDIAQKAIDNSKLIYVEDDATAQELINEYGPEHYIVCVADEGSYLSAITNAGSVFIGNYTPESAGDYASGTNHTLPTNGYAKQYSGVNLDSFMKSMTFQKISKEGIQEIGSAIELMAEAEGLQAHKNAVTLRLNSLDDE; encoded by the coding sequence ATGAATAAAATATATAATCCTGAAAGAGAAGATTGGAAATCAATTCTTAAGCGTCCTACTAAGAGCGTTGCAGATATAGAAAGTACGGTAAATCAGGTTTTTGAAGAACTTCAAGAAAACGGTGATGCTACCATAAAAAAGTATACCGAAAAGTTCGATGGCGTAGCTGTAACAGAGTTATTGGTTACGGATGATGAAATCGTAGAGGCTAATAGTTTGGTAGCTGTAGCGCTTAAAGAGGCTATTCTCTTGGCTAAGGATAACATAGATAAATTTCACGCCGCTCAGAAAACACAAAGTATAGAGGTAGAAACGAGTCCTGGTGTACATTGTTGGCAGGTAAAAAGACCAATAGATAAAGTGGGCTTATATATTCCGGGAGGAACAGCACCTTTATTTTCTACTATTTTAATGTTAGCAGTCCCTGCCAATATCGCTGGATGCTCAGAAATTGTGCTGTGTTCACCACCTAATAAAGAAGGGAAAATTCACCCGGCCATATTGTATACGGCAAACCTTTGTGGTGTCACAAAAATATATAAGGTAGGAGGGATACAGGCTATAGCGGCAATGACCTTTGGAACAGAAACCATTCCGCAAGTGTATAAGATATTTGGACCAGGAAATCAGTACGTTACTGTAGCGAAGCAGATTGCTACAAAGCATGGTGTGGCTATTGATATGCCTGCGGGGCCAAGCGAGCTTTTGGTGGTGGCGGATGATACTGCAAATGCGGCGTTTGTCGCATCAGATTTGCTTAGTCAGGCAGAGCATGGTGTTGATAGTCAGGTGCTATTGGTAACCACCTCTAAAGCAATGCTTGAAGCTGTAGAGGAAGAAGTTGCCTTGCAAATTGAAGATTTACCACGTAAGGATATTGCTCAAAAAGCGATAGATAATAGTAAGTTAATTTATGTTGAGGATGATGCAACGGCACAGGAATTAATTAATGAATATGGTCCAGAACATTATATAGTTTGTGTGGCAGATGAGGGATCTTATTTGAGTGCAATTACAAATGCAGGATCCGTTTTTATTGGAAATTACACCCCTGAAAGTGCCGGAGATTATGCTTCAGGAACTAACCATACCTTGCCAACAAATGGGTATGCAAAGCAGTATAGTGGTGTTAATTTAGATAGTTTCATGAAAAGCATGACTTTTCAGAAGATTTCAAAAGAAGGAATTCAAGAAATTGGTAGTGCAATTGAGCTAATGGCGGAAGCAGAAGGCTTACAAGCACACAAAAATGCTGTTACATTACGACTAAATAGTTTGGACGATGAGTAA
- the hisC gene encoding histidinol-phosphate transaminase produces MSKVDIQNLVRENVKGLSPYSSARDEYVSDGSDMVFLDANENPFENGVNRYPDPQQRSLKEVLASQKGVLPANILFGNGSDEVLDLIFRAFCEPKEDNIITLPPTYGMYKVLSGINDIENREVLLTADFEPDVNRILETSDAKSKLLFLCSPNNPTANSFSRNKITELLEKFDGIVIIDEAYIDFSKEESWLSELPNYTNLILTQTLSKAYGMAGIRLGVCYASEEIIAILNKIKPPYNVNELTQKRALERVLNVDKIKSEIADILKERALLSKALLQLNFVTKVYATDANFVLAKLDNATERYNQLLARGVVVRNRTTQPLCENTLRFTVGTTAENKKLMQVLKEIQ; encoded by the coding sequence ATGAGTAAGGTTGATATACAAAACCTAGTACGGGAGAATGTAAAGGGGTTAAGTCCGTATTCTTCAGCGCGTGATGAATACGTTTCAGATGGTTCAGATATGGTGTTTTTAGACGCTAACGAGAATCCTTTTGAAAATGGTGTGAATAGGTACCCGGATCCTCAGCAAAGAAGCTTAAAAGAGGTATTGGCATCTCAAAAAGGGGTGCTACCTGCTAATATTCTTTTTGGGAATGGGAGTGACGAAGTTTTAGATCTAATCTTCCGCGCTTTTTGTGAACCAAAAGAAGACAATATTATTACCCTACCGCCAACCTACGGGATGTATAAGGTGTTGTCAGGGATCAATGATATTGAGAATAGAGAAGTTTTGTTAACGGCAGATTTTGAGCCTGATGTCAACCGGATTTTGGAGACGTCTGATGCTAAGTCTAAATTATTATTCCTTTGCTCGCCAAACAATCCTACAGCAAATAGTTTTTCGCGAAACAAGATCACAGAACTATTAGAGAAGTTTGATGGAATAGTCATTATTGATGAAGCGTATATAGATTTTTCAAAAGAAGAATCATGGTTGTCTGAACTACCGAATTATACAAATTTAATACTTACTCAAACACTATCTAAGGCATACGGAATGGCTGGTATTCGATTAGGGGTGTGTTATGCATCTGAAGAGATTATTGCTATTCTAAATAAGATTAAGCCTCCATACAATGTAAATGAACTTACTCAGAAAAGAGCATTAGAGCGTGTTTTGAATGTTGATAAAATAAAATCGGAAATTGCTGACATATTGAAGGAAAGAGCTTTGTTATCTAAAGCATTACTTCAATTAAATTTCGTAACTAAAGTATATGCTACTGATGCTAATTTTGTTTTAGCAAAACTAGATAATGCTACAGAACGATACAATCAGTTATTAGCGAGAGGTGTTGTGGTAAGGAACCGTACAACGCAACCTTTATGTGAAAACACATTACGCTTCACAGTAGGTACTACAGCGGAGAATAAAAAATTAATGCAGGTTTTAAAAGAAATTCAATAA
- the hisB gene encoding bifunctional histidinol-phosphatase/imidazoleglycerol-phosphate dehydratase HisB has product MKKVLFIDRDGTIIKETVDEQIDGFEKMTFYPKAFTFLGKIAKELDYELVMITNQDGLGTDVFPEDTFWPVHNFIMNSFENEGVVFDKVFLDRTFPHENANTRKPGTGLLTAYFSEEYDLANSFVIGDRLTDMELAKNLGAKGIFINDETNLGTGEITVKRDELDAYIATETNDWEKIYEFLKLKDRVSSISRKTNETDIQIKVNLDGTGKSSIATGLAFFDHMLDQLARHGQMDLDIKVDGDLEVDEHHTIEDTAIALGEVFHKALGTKLGIERYGFCLPMDDCLAQVAIDFGGRNWLVWEADFKREKVGDMPTEMFLHFFKSFSDGAKANINIKAEGVNEHHKIEAIFKAFAKAIKMAVKRDVEKMVLPSTKGML; this is encoded by the coding sequence ATGAAAAAAGTACTTTTTATAGATCGAGATGGTACGATTATTAAAGAAACCGTTGATGAGCAAATCGATGGTTTTGAAAAAATGACCTTTTATCCAAAAGCGTTTACATTTTTGGGTAAAATAGCTAAGGAGTTGGATTATGAATTGGTGATGATCACCAACCAAGACGGACTAGGAACAGACGTTTTTCCAGAAGATACATTTTGGCCTGTGCATAATTTTATCATGAATTCTTTTGAAAATGAGGGGGTTGTATTTGATAAAGTTTTCCTTGACAGAACTTTTCCACATGAAAATGCTAACACGCGTAAACCAGGTACCGGATTGTTGACAGCATATTTCTCTGAAGAATATGATTTAGCAAATTCTTTTGTAATCGGAGATCGGTTAACGGATATGGAATTAGCTAAAAATCTTGGAGCTAAAGGTATTTTTATCAACGATGAAACCAATCTAGGTACTGGTGAAATAACGGTGAAACGAGATGAGTTAGATGCGTATATTGCTACTGAAACCAACGATTGGGAAAAAATCTATGAGTTTTTAAAATTAAAAGATAGGGTTTCTAGTATTAGCCGTAAGACAAATGAAACTGATATTCAAATTAAGGTAAATCTAGATGGCACAGGTAAAAGTAGCATCGCTACAGGCCTTGCCTTTTTTGACCATATGCTAGATCAGCTAGCGCGTCACGGTCAAATGGATTTAGATATTAAAGTAGATGGTGATCTAGAGGTAGATGAACACCATACTATAGAAGATACCGCAATTGCTTTAGGGGAAGTTTTCCATAAGGCATTAGGTACCAAGCTAGGTATTGAGCGTTACGGGTTTTGTTTGCCTATGGATGATTGTTTAGCGCAAGTGGCTATCGATTTTGGTGGTAGAAACTGGCTCGTATGGGAGGCAGATTTTAAGAGAGAAAAAGTAGGAGATATGCCTACGGAAATGTTTCTGCACTTTTTTAAATCATTTAGTGACGGTGCTAAAGCCAATATCAATATAAAAGCAGAAGGTGTTAATGAGCATCACAAGATTGAGGCAATATTTAAAGCTTTTGCTAAGGCAATAAAAATGGCTGTAAAACGCGACGTAGAAAAGATGGTCTTACCGTCTACGAAAGGAATGTTATAA
- the hisH gene encoding imidazole glycerol phosphate synthase subunit HisH, with protein sequence MKIVIINYGAGNIQSIKFAIQRLGFEAVLTNDVDEILAADKVIFPGVGEASSAMHKLRASGLDALVPKLKQPVLGICLGMQLMCNSTEEGSTDGLGIFDVNVVKFSSQVKVPQIGWNQIQDLRSELFNEVSEEEYIYLVHSYYAPICEETIATSDYDVIYSAALQKDNFYGTQFHPEKSSSVGEKILLNFLKM encoded by the coding sequence ATGAAAATAGTAATTATAAATTACGGAGCTGGAAATATTCAAAGCATAAAATTTGCAATTCAACGCCTTGGTTTTGAGGCTGTTTTAACAAATGATGTAGATGAAATTCTAGCAGCCGATAAGGTCATTTTTCCAGGGGTTGGCGAAGCAAGTAGTGCAATGCATAAATTGCGAGCCAGTGGTTTAGATGCCTTGGTTCCAAAATTAAAACAGCCTGTTTTAGGGATTTGTCTAGGAATGCAATTAATGTGTAATTCAACCGAAGAAGGTAGCACAGATGGCTTAGGAATTTTTGATGTGAATGTAGTGAAGTTTTCAAGTCAAGTAAAAGTGCCGCAAATTGGATGGAATCAAATTCAGGATTTAAGGTCAGAATTATTCAATGAGGTTTCGGAAGAAGAGTACATTTATTTGGTACATAGTTATTACGCACCAATTTGTGAAGAGACGATAGCAACATCTGATTATGATGTTATCTATAGCGCGGCATTACAAAAAGACAATTTTTACGGAACCCAGTTTCACCCTGAAAAAAGCAGTAGCGTTGGGGAAAAAATTCTTTTGAATTTTTTAAAAATGTAA
- a CDS encoding GNAT family N-acetyltransferase — protein sequence MSFVISTDKDKLDIKKIHQYISVESYWGVGRTIEEVKTTIDHSFCFGIYDKNGEQIGFSRVVTDQILFAYLMDVIIFTKYQGNGYGKHLVDFMMNHELIKKVKTIALKTKDAHSLYERHGFKKVGNSDFWMSIDKIKL from the coding sequence ATGTCATTCGTAATTTCAACAGATAAAGACAAATTAGATATAAAAAAAATACACCAATACATTAGTGTAGAATCTTATTGGGGTGTAGGTAGAACTATTGAAGAAGTGAAAACTACTATTGATCATTCTTTTTGTTTTGGAATTTATGATAAAAACGGCGAACAAATAGGTTTTTCAAGGGTCGTTACAGATCAAATTTTGTTTGCTTATTTAATGGATGTTATCATTTTTACGAAATACCAAGGTAATGGTTATGGCAAGCACCTTGTAGATTTTATGATGAATCATGAATTAATTAAAAAAGTAAAGACAATTGCTCTCAAAACAAAAGATGCACATAGTTTGTATGAGCGACACGGATTTAAAAAAGTTGGAAATTCTGATTTTTGGATGTCCATTGATAAAATAAAATTATAA
- the hisA gene encoding 1-(5-phosphoribosyl)-5-[(5-phosphoribosylamino)methylideneamino]imidazole-4-carboxamide isomerase has protein sequence MRIIPAIDIIDGKCVRLSKGDYDTKKIYNENPLEVAKDFEAHGIEYLHLVDLDGAKSKHIVNHKVLEQIASQTNLKIDFGGGLKTDEDLKIAFNSGASQITGGSIAVKDQDTFLGWIETYGAEKIILGADALHEKVAVSGWQEDSKQELIPFIQAYQDKGIVFVICTDISKDGMLQGPSFDLYERILNETSQGIDGSGIHLIASGGISTFDELPKLAELGCEGTIIGKAIYENRISLKQLEDYILSK, from the coding sequence ATGAGAATTATCCCAGCAATAGATATTATAGACGGTAAATGTGTTCGGCTTTCAAAAGGTGATTATGACACTAAGAAAATTTACAATGAAAATCCACTTGAAGTCGCCAAAGATTTTGAGGCGCACGGAATTGAATATTTACATTTAGTAGACTTAGATGGAGCCAAGTCTAAACATATTGTAAATCATAAGGTATTAGAACAAATAGCGTCACAAACCAATTTGAAAATCGATTTTGGTGGTGGTTTAAAGACCGATGAGGATTTGAAAATAGCTTTCAATAGTGGAGCTTCTCAAATTACAGGCGGAAGCATTGCGGTAAAAGATCAGGACACATTTTTAGGTTGGATAGAAACTTACGGAGCTGAAAAAATTATCTTGGGAGCCGATGCTTTGCACGAGAAAGTGGCAGTTTCAGGGTGGCAGGAAGATTCTAAACAAGAACTAATACCGTTTATTCAGGCTTATCAGGATAAGGGAATTGTATTTGTTATCTGTACAGACATAAGTAAAGACGGTATGTTGCAAGGACCTTCGTTTGATTTGTATGAACGTATTTTAAACGAAACAAGTCAAGGAATTGATGGAAGTGGAATTCATTTGATTGCCTCAGGAGGTATTTCTACCTTTGATGAGTTGCCTAAATTAGCGGAACTAGGTTGTGAGGGAACTATCATTGGAAAAGCTATTTACGAGAATAGAATCAGTTTAAAACAATTAGAAGATTACATACTTTCTAAATAA
- the hisF gene encoding imidazole glycerol phosphate synthase subunit HisF, with product MLTKRIIPCLDIKNGRTVKGINFVDLRDAGDPVELAEIYANSGADELVFLDISATEEKRKTLADLVYRVAEKVNIPFTVGGGIASIEDVDMLLQNGADKVSINSSAVKNPQLINDLSAKFGSQCIVVAIDAKFIDGEWIVHLVGGKVPTEIRLFDWAKEVEIRGAGEILFTSMDNDGTKDGFANEALARLSTELNIPIIASGGAGNMQHFTDTFIEGKADAALAASVFHFKEIEIVDLKKELKDNGIPVRI from the coding sequence ATGCTAACAAAACGAATAATACCTTGTTTAGATATTAAAAACGGACGTACCGTAAAAGGGATCAATTTTGTTGATTTACGTGATGCAGGTGATCCGGTAGAATTGGCTGAAATCTATGCCAATTCAGGAGCAGATGAGTTGGTTTTTCTAGACATTTCAGCTACCGAAGAAAAACGTAAAACACTTGCTGATTTGGTTTATCGGGTAGCGGAAAAAGTAAATATTCCGTTTACCGTAGGTGGCGGTATAGCTTCTATTGAAGATGTAGATATGCTATTGCAAAATGGTGCTGATAAGGTATCTATAAACTCATCAGCTGTTAAAAATCCCCAATTAATAAATGATTTATCGGCAAAATTTGGTTCGCAATGTATCGTTGTTGCTATAGATGCTAAGTTCATTGATGGAGAGTGGATTGTGCATTTGGTAGGAGGAAAAGTGCCTACGGAAATTCGCTTGTTTGATTGGGCTAAGGAAGTAGAGATACGCGGTGCAGGTGAAATTTTGTTTACCTCTATGGATAATGATGGTACAAAAGATGGTTTTGCAAATGAGGCGCTGGCTAGATTATCTACAGAATTAAATATACCCATCATTGCCTCTGGTGGCGCGGGTAATATGCAGCATTTTACAGATACATTTATAGAGGGTAAAGCAGATGCAGCGCTTGCAGCAAGTGTATTTCATTTTAAAGAAATAGAAATTGTAGATTTAAAAAAAGAATTAAAAGATAACGGGATTCCTGTTAGAATATAA
- the hisIE gene encoding bifunctional phosphoribosyl-AMP cyclohydrolase/phosphoribosyl-ATP diphosphatase HisIE has translation MKIDFDKNSDGLIPAIIQDATTKNVLMLGYMNQEAFDKTQETKKVTFFSRTKKRLWTKGEESGNFLNLVTIKNDCDNDTLLITVNPVGPTCHKGTDTCWEEENASSFGFLTKLEAIITDRKDNPENQDSYVASLFRKGINKVAQKVGEEAVEVVIEAKDNDDKLFLDESADLLFHYLILLQAKGFTLKDIEEVLKKRN, from the coding sequence ATGAAAATAGATTTCGATAAAAATTCAGACGGATTAATACCAGCCATAATACAAGATGCTACAACAAAAAATGTGTTAATGCTCGGGTACATGAACCAGGAGGCTTTTGATAAGACTCAGGAAACCAAAAAAGTTACATTTTTTAGCCGTACTAAAAAACGTTTGTGGACCAAAGGAGAAGAAAGTGGTAATTTCTTGAACCTTGTGACAATTAAAAATGATTGTGACAATGATACTTTACTTATTACCGTAAATCCAGTAGGACCTACTTGTCATAAAGGAACAGATACTTGTTGGGAGGAAGAAAACGCGAGTTCTTTTGGTTTCCTAACCAAGCTTGAAGCAATCATAACAGATCGTAAAGACAATCCGGAGAATCAAGATAGCTATGTCGCGTCCCTTTTTAGAAAAGGAATTAATAAAGTAGCGCAAAAAGTAGGAGAAGAAGCGGTAGAAGTGGTTATTGAAGCAAAAGATAATGATGATAAATTATTTTTAGATGAGAGTGCAGATTTACTCTTCCATTACTTAATTCTATTACAGGCAAAGGGATTTACGTTGAAAGATATTGAAGAAGTCTTGAAGAAGAGAAACTAA
- a CDS encoding glycosyltransferase family 2 protein: protein MKTGTITLKELYSTVNNKFLSGDKESNPINLWAIAVLVGSFALMIGAGYVVYLLQADFEQFNFERLNTSWGFAFFVVAASLFFFKVAFFLYNLFLYFKYKPIASVSDEELPTCTVIVPAYNEGKQVWATLKSLAKSDYPEHKLQLLAIDDGSKDDTWKWMQEAKRVLGDRVTILQQPKNMGKRHALYRGFNLGTGEIFITVDSDSVVNTDTLRNLVSPFIVDEKCGAVAGNIQVLNNERAILPKMLNVSFVMSFEFKRSAESSLDSVLCTPGALAAYRAEAVFNCLPEWINQTFMGQPSDIGEDRAMTNMILKQGYHVLFQRNAYAYTNVPEKYTGLYKMFIRWGRSNVRENIAMSQYVFTNFREGSKFGSRLLFISQALKIIMTYPFLLFMLFFILTHPILFVSSTLLSILVVSTFPVLFYAKRYSLSQAFWAYSYSILFTFGLFWITPYAIATASRRGWLTREIAA, encoded by the coding sequence ATGAAAACAGGAACAATTACTTTAAAAGAATTATATTCCACAGTAAACAATAAATTTCTAAGTGGAGACAAGGAGTCTAATCCCATTAATTTATGGGCTATTGCAGTGCTTGTTGGTTCATTTGCTTTAATGATTGGAGCAGGTTATGTTGTTTACTTATTACAGGCAGATTTTGAGCAATTTAATTTTGAAAGATTAAACACAAGTTGGGGCTTTGCATTTTTTGTAGTTGCCGCTTCATTGTTCTTCTTTAAGGTTGCTTTCTTCTTATACAATCTATTTCTTTACTTCAAATATAAGCCTATAGCTTCGGTAAGTGATGAAGAATTGCCAACGTGTACAGTAATTGTACCGGCTTATAATGAAGGAAAGCAAGTATGGGCCACATTAAAGAGTTTGGCAAAAAGTGATTACCCAGAGCATAAATTACAGTTATTAGCTATTGATGATGGTAGTAAAGATGACACTTGGAAATGGATGCAAGAAGCAAAGAGAGTTTTAGGAGACCGAGTAACTATCTTGCAACAACCAAAAAACATGGGGAAACGTCATGCGTTATACCGTGGGTTTAATTTAGGAACTGGTGAAATCTTTATTACCGTAGATAGTGATTCTGTGGTAAATACAGATACCTTGCGTAATTTGGTTAGTCCGTTTATTGTAGATGAAAAATGTGGTGCTGTTGCTGGTAATATTCAAGTATTGAATAATGAAAGAGCTATTTTACCTAAAATGTTAAATGTGAGTTTCGTTATGAGTTTTGAATTCAAACGTTCTGCAGAAAGTAGTTTAGATTCAGTTCTTTGTACGCCAGGTGCATTAGCCGCATACAGAGCAGAGGCAGTTTTTAATTGTCTTCCAGAGTGGATTAATCAAACGTTTATGGGGCAACCTTCAGATATCGGAGAGGATAGAGCCATGACTAATATGATTTTGAAACAAGGATACCATGTTTTATTTCAAAGAAATGCATATGCGTATACTAATGTTCCAGAAAAGTACACTGGGTTATACAAAATGTTTATCAGATGGGGTAGAAGTAATGTTCGCGAGAATATCGCAATGTCTCAATATGTATTTACAAACTTTAGAGAAGGATCTAAATTTGGATCTAGGCTTTTATTTATTAGTCAAGCTTTAAAAATTATAATGACGTACCCATTCTTACTGTTTATGTTATTCTTTATTCTAACGCATCCAATATTGTTTGTAAGCTCTACGTTGTTAAGTATTTTAGTAGTATCTACTTTCCCAGTATTGTTTTATGCAAAACGATACAGTTTATCACAAGCATTTTGGGCATACTCATATAGTATCTTATTTACTTTTGGTTTGTTCTGGATTACCCCTTATGCGATTGCAACAGCAAGTAGAAGAGGTTGGTTGACTAGAGAGATAGCTGCTTAA
- a CDS encoding YeiH family protein, with amino-acid sequence MKSILAPIVFISILLTALLGIINSPTALFLGFLFSLIFENPFKKYNQTAIQLLLKLAIIGLGFGMLLKDTIETSKEGLGLTFFSIVLTISLGFLLTKFLKIDVKLGHLITSGTSICGGSAIAAISPVIRANGKTISIALGVVFTLNAIALFVFPQLGHLLELNQHQFGLWCAIAIHDTSAVVGAALGYGDEALRVATTVKLSRTLWIIPLSVLSMFIFRTKGERIKIPYFILLFILAIIINSYQLIPDVATHTIVSLSKKLLILTLFLVGTSISVSDLKETGYRPVLLAFCLWVFIAVFSLCYITF; translated from the coding sequence ATGAAATCCATTCTAGCTCCTATAGTTTTTATAAGCATACTCTTAACAGCATTGCTTGGAATTATCAATAGTCCAACTGCTTTATTTTTAGGTTTTCTATTCTCTTTAATTTTCGAAAACCCATTTAAAAAATACAATCAAACAGCCATTCAATTATTATTAAAACTTGCTATTATTGGCCTTGGCTTTGGTATGCTTCTAAAAGACACTATAGAAACAAGTAAAGAAGGTTTAGGACTTACTTTTTTTTCTATAGTGCTAACAATTAGTTTAGGATTTCTTTTGACTAAATTCCTAAAGATTGATGTAAAACTTGGGCATTTAATTACCTCAGGAACCTCCATTTGCGGAGGAAGTGCTATTGCCGCAATCTCTCCTGTAATTCGTGCTAATGGAAAGACAATAAGTATCGCTTTGGGAGTAGTTTTCACTTTAAATGCTATCGCCTTATTTGTATTTCCACAATTAGGACATTTATTAGAGCTAAATCAACATCAGTTTGGGCTTTGGTGCGCTATCGCAATTCATGACACTAGCGCTGTTGTAGGAGCCGCTCTTGGATATGGAGACGAAGCTTTACGCGTAGCAACAACCGTTAAACTTTCAAGAACATTATGGATTATTCCTCTATCTGTTTTATCCATGTTTATTTTCAGAACTAAAGGAGAACGTATAAAAATACCCTATTTCATTCTTTTGTTTATCCTTGCCATTATTATCAACAGCTACCAACTTATACCGGATGTTGCAACACACACCATAGTATCCTTATCTAAGAAACTTTTGATTCTCACTCTTTTTCTTGTAGGAACAAGTATTTCTGTAAGCGACTTAAAAGAAACTGGATATAGACCCGTTCTTCTAGCCTTCTGTTTATGGGTTTTTATTGCTGTATTCTCATTATGCTATATCACTTTTTAA